A section of the Aigarchaeota archaeon genome encodes:
- a CDS encoding 50S ribosomal protein L40e, which translates to MPIRDTELLQLAQRRRLYVKICRDCGARNAASAEKCRKCRSRNLRWKRREIKR; encoded by the coding sequence ATGCCGATAAGAGATACTGAGCTACTGCAATTGGCTCAAAGGCGCAGACTATATGTAAAGATATGCAGAGATTGTGGCGCAAGGAATGCCGCCTCCGCGGAGAAATGCAGAAAATGTAGGAGTAGGAATCTCAGATGGAAGAGACGGGAGATAAAGCGCTAA
- the nuoH gene encoding NADH-quinone oxidoreductase subunit NuoH, with the protein MSSSVIQEYAKAAANFLNEVPQTLRDFILFLHSDAFIKAIIFPGLLFILTFVMFTIWFERKLLARVMVRLGPLHVGKYAGLLQLVADAVKLLSKELIVPEKAIKPLYVSMPVLCGALSMLAFAFLPVGPGWVIYPSDISLLLVFVVLAVTPITILVAGWASRSKYSFVGMVRFAFQVFSYEVPFFLAIASVTLAARSFNLEKIVEAQAGLPFIIPALLGFIVFLITAIAEVERVPFDLPTAEQELVSGWQTEYTGAYFALFYLAAYIKLDAVAILTALLFLGGWHGPSIPGIPESILGPFWLILKSLIVVFLVLLLRGVFPRITLDKLLDLGWRVLIPLALLNILIVAVLIQIGLL; encoded by the coding sequence TTGTCATCGTCGGTTATTCAAGAATACGCAAAGGCCGCCGCCAACTTCCTCAACGAAGTGCCACAAACTTTGAGGGATTTCATACTGTTCTTGCATAGCGATGCTTTCATAAAGGCAATCATATTTCCTGGGTTACTCTTCATACTCACGTTCGTCATGTTTACGATATGGTTCGAAAGGAAGCTTCTGGCCAGGGTGATGGTAAGACTAGGACCACTTCACGTAGGCAAGTACGCAGGCCTCCTCCAGCTCGTAGCTGATGCCGTGAAACTATTATCAAAAGAGCTTATAGTCCCCGAGAAGGCCATAAAGCCGCTTTACGTTTCTATGCCAGTACTATGCGGTGCGCTATCGATGTTGGCTTTTGCATTCTTACCCGTAGGTCCTGGTTGGGTGATATATCCGTCAGATATCAGCCTCTTGCTGGTCTTCGTTGTGCTAGCCGTAACACCGATTACTATACTCGTAGCCGGGTGGGCATCGAGAAGCAAGTACAGCTTCGTTGGGATGGTTAGGTTCGCATTTCAAGTTTTCTCGTACGAGGTACCGTTCTTCTTGGCGATTGCCAGCGTAACTCTGGCTGCGAGGTCTTTTAACCTAGAGAAGATCGTGGAGGCTCAGGCAGGACTACCGTTCATAATACCAGCACTTTTGGGATTCATAGTATTTTTAATAACTGCCATAGCAGAGGTTGAGAGGGTTCCGTTCGATTTACCGACTGCTGAGCAAGAGTTAGTTAGCGGATGGCAGACAGAGTACACGGGCGCATACTTCGCCTTGTTTTACCTTGCTGCTTACATAAAGCTCGATGCCGTCGCAATACTCACCGCTCTACTATTCCTTGGGGGATGGCACGGACCATCGATACCGGGCATACCTGAAAGCATCTTAGGACCTTTTTGGTTGATACTTAAGAGCTTGATCGTTGTCTTCTTGGTGTTGTTACTCAGAGGCGTTTTTCCGAGGATTACTTTGGATAAATTGCTTGACCTTGGATGGAGGGTCCTTATACCGCTGGCGCTCCTAAACATCCTGATCGTCGCAGTCTTAATCCAAATTGGTCTACTTTAA
- the albA gene encoding DNA-binding protein Alba has protein sequence MSKEQPVSTILVGKKPLMNYVLACLTSLQGGSSSIVVKARGRAISKAVDLVQIIQKRFYKDLKITDIKIGTDQVTGQDNRTINVSTIEISISR, from the coding sequence ATGTCAAAGGAACAGCCGGTGTCCACGATACTTGTAGGTAAGAAGCCTTTAATGAATTACGTACTCGCATGTCTGACAAGCCTTCAGGGTGGTTCCAGCAGCATAGTCGTAAAGGCTAGGGGACGGGCTATAAGCAAGGCGGTCGACCTAGTCCAGATAATTCAGAAGAGGTTCTACAAGGACCTGAAGATAACGGACATAAAAATAGGTACCGATCAGGTAACGGGTCAGGATAATCGAACGATAAACGTGAGTACGATAGAGATCAGCATAAGCAGGTAG
- a CDS encoding NAD(P)-dependent oxidoreductase, which yields MQRKCDKALNRRVIDRNSVRVILSPGVCVTKSEKLKTVRSHFYTMSSVGFIGLGLMGKPMATRLLKAGYRLVVHNRSPKPVEELVALGAIPASSPREVAERSEFVITMLPDNPDVHSVVVGSNGVIEGVRKGMVVIDMSTVSPHLAQELHKVLADNGVDFLDAPVSGSTMAAEAGTLTIMVGGRYEAYERALPLFRVMGEKIFYMGGPGMGAFTKLCNQIAVGLNLLAACEVLLLAKKAGLDQQKVIEVISVSAGSSWQITTLGPKMIKRDFRPGFKVQHLRKDLRIVREIAEKLGLSLLGTSLVAELVKALDQKGHGLDGTQSLIALLEEMSSLG from the coding sequence TTGCAGAGAAAATGCGACAAGGCTCTCAACCGACGGGTAATAGACAGGAATTCAGTTAGGGTTATTCTTAGTCCAGGCGTTTGTGTCACTAAATCCGAAAAATTAAAAACAGTTCGGTCGCATTTTTACACCATGAGCTCCGTCGGTTTTATAGGTCTCGGGCTGATGGGAAAGCCCATGGCGACCAGGCTGCTGAAGGCCGGGTATAGGTTGGTAGTGCATAATCGGAGCCCTAAACCTGTCGAGGAGTTGGTCGCATTGGGTGCTATCCCTGCATCATCACCCCGTGAGGTTGCTGAGCGATCTGAATTCGTCATCACGATGTTGCCCGATAATCCAGACGTACACTCGGTCGTCGTTGGAAGTAACGGTGTAATAGAGGGTGTTAGGAAGGGTATGGTAGTTATCGATATGTCAACGGTCTCACCGCACCTTGCTCAAGAGCTTCACAAAGTGCTGGCTGATAATGGTGTAGATTTTCTCGATGCTCCCGTTTCTGGGAGCACTATGGCCGCAGAGGCGGGCACGCTCACGATCATGGTTGGCGGAAGGTACGAAGCCTATGAGCGAGCTCTACCACTTTTTAGGGTTATGGGCGAAAAGATATTCTACATGGGTGGCCCGGGAATGGGGGCCTTTACTAAACTTTGCAATCAGATCGCTGTCGGTCTTAATTTGCTTGCGGCTTGCGAGGTCCTTCTCTTGGCAAAGAAGGCCGGCCTTGACCAGCAGAAGGTTATCGAGGTTATCAGCGTTAGCGCAGGAAGTTCCTGGCAGATTACCACGCTCGGACCAAAGATGATAAAGCGAGACTTCAGGCCTGGCTTCAAGGTTCAGCACTTACGGAAAGACTTACGCATAGTTCGGGAGATAGCCGAGAAGCTTGGACTTTCTTTGCTCGGCACCAGTTTAGTTGCTGAACTTGTTAAGGCTTTAGACCAGAAAGGACATGGACTCGATGGAACACAATCACTAATAGCGTTGTTGGAAGAAATGTCCAGCTTAGGTTAG
- a CDS encoding 4Fe-4S binding protein, producing MGMLRDVKRTLMPIYSGLKHVFLKPYTVKWPYEKVPNLPDDRYRFDPKAGIAYPGNKGRHLLYMEKCTGCSSCDLACQNIAEAITMSYGFDVVIVLDDECYEHFKESRPEIVEALEVIASSFSAEPSYIQYNSLSSFFWTLADIRQVTKVEGGYEVKLNLEPIFDARAIEVLYQKVYPAIEKLKATGWEIKKLEAATESASVEVAKQGFVVNVLVRKIDMGYKQNRRSLFPSVDYGRCVMCGFCVDACPFQALEMTNDFELSAVGRRELIYTPIMLAKRPEEFNVTGVPPELNVIERTRMVFRRLIW from the coding sequence ATGGGCATGTTACGGGACGTTAAGAGGACGTTGATGCCAATATACTCCGGGCTGAAGCATGTGTTTCTGAAACCATACACGGTGAAGTGGCCATACGAGAAAGTTCCGAATTTACCAGACGATAGATATAGGTTCGATCCTAAGGCAGGCATAGCGTACCCTGGCAATAAGGGGAGGCACCTTCTTTACATGGAAAAATGCACTGGTTGCAGCTCCTGTGATTTAGCATGCCAGAACATAGCAGAGGCAATAACGATGAGTTATGGCTTTGATGTCGTTATAGTCTTAGATGATGAGTGCTACGAGCACTTTAAAGAATCTAGGCCGGAAATCGTGGAGGCCTTAGAAGTTATAGCGAGTTCATTTTCAGCAGAACCTAGCTACATCCAGTATAACTCTCTTAGTTCCTTCTTCTGGACGCTGGCGGATATTAGACAGGTTACGAAGGTAGAGGGAGGTTATGAGGTTAAGCTAAACCTCGAACCGATCTTTGATGCGAGGGCTATCGAGGTTCTTTACCAGAAGGTTTATCCCGCTATAGAAAAACTTAAGGCTACAGGTTGGGAAATAAAAAAGCTTGAGGCGGCGACGGAATCTGCGTCGGTTGAGGTTGCAAAGCAAGGCTTCGTAGTAAATGTCCTCGTACGCAAAATAGACATGGGATATAAGCAGAACAGGAGGTCTCTGTTTCCGTCAGTCGACTACGGTAGATGCGTGATGTGCGGTTTCTGTGTTGACGCGTGTCCATTCCAAGCCCTAGAGATGACGAATGATTTTGAGTTGTCAGCCGTCGGTAGGAGGGAGTTGATATACACGCCCATCATGCTGGCTAAGAGGCCAGAAGAGTTTAACGTTACAGGAGTTCCCCCAGAGCTTAACGTTATAGAAAGGACGAGAATGGTCTTCAGGAGGTTGATTTGGTGA
- the ndhC gene encoding NADH-quinone oxidoreductase subunit A, which produces MVSDVGVAAMGVGTLIIFVVAAFLVSLLFVLLGMLLSHKRVKRTKVLTFECGQKPFEWRTLQFPIQYFPYLIIYVVYAVVAILVLVSLFYVFEVPDALTRVTVFLAILAFSSIFLSVNLKRLVQRI; this is translated from the coding sequence GTGGTTTCTGATGTTGGTGTTGCCGCTATGGGTGTGGGTACTTTAATAATATTTGTCGTGGCGGCTTTCCTGGTTTCGTTGTTATTCGTTTTACTAGGAATGCTTCTGAGTCATAAAAGAGTGAAAAGGACGAAGGTCCTCACGTTCGAGTGTGGCCAAAAACCATTCGAATGGCGTACGTTGCAATTCCCTATACAATACTTCCCCTACCTCATAATCTACGTCGTCTACGCGGTCGTAGCCATACTGGTCCTAGTCTCTCTATTCTACGTCTTCGAAGTCCCAGATGCTCTCACGAGAGTGACTGTCTTCCTAGCGATACTTGCGTTCTCATCGATATTCCTCAGCGTAAATTTAAAGAGGCTGGTTCAGAGGATATGA
- the aspS gene encoding aspartate--tRNA(Asn) ligase — MVKKTWIRTHVARQIKPDLNAQEVHLVGWVHEIRDLGGIKFILLRDASGICQVTAKKAELSKDELSTLEELGNEDVVYVSGIVSEEPKAKLGVEVRLKKLRILSKARQPIPYDVTGKVPAGFDTRLNYRILDLRKPENKAVFKIATTALEAIREFFLKEEFVEVRTPKIIATATEGGAALFPVQYFDRTAYLAQSPQLYKEQLTTVFEKVFEIGPFFRAEESHTRRHVSEFTSVDIEMAFADMHDVMNILERLIAHIIDAVIKNNTEELSLLNVTLKPIQLPLKRFTYKEMLEELRREGRELKWGDDFGTEDNRILGKKHPYYYFITHFPTKTKPFYIQPCEEDPEVSESFDLMYQWLELASGGTRISSRSLLEKRLKEQGLNPENFKSHLAVFDYGMPVHAGWGLGFDRLMMVLTRRTNIREVILFPRDKFRLEP, encoded by the coding sequence TTGGTAAAGAAAACTTGGATTAGGACGCATGTTGCGCGCCAAATAAAGCCAGATTTGAACGCTCAAGAGGTTCACTTGGTCGGATGGGTTCATGAAATTAGGGATTTAGGTGGTATAAAATTCATCTTGCTTCGTGATGCTTCAGGAATCTGTCAGGTTACTGCCAAGAAAGCAGAGTTATCGAAAGATGAGCTTTCAACATTAGAAGAACTCGGTAATGAGGATGTAGTATACGTTAGTGGTATTGTTAGCGAGGAGCCGAAGGCGAAACTCGGCGTAGAGGTGAGATTAAAGAAGCTAAGAATTCTCAGCAAGGCACGACAACCGATACCTTACGACGTAACAGGAAAAGTTCCGGCCGGTTTCGACACAAGGCTTAACTATAGGATACTTGACCTCCGAAAACCAGAGAACAAGGCAGTATTCAAGATAGCTACGACGGCACTCGAGGCAATAAGAGAGTTTTTCTTAAAGGAGGAGTTTGTAGAGGTCAGAACACCGAAGATAATAGCAACCGCTACAGAGGGTGGTGCCGCTCTCTTTCCGGTCCAATATTTCGACAGAACCGCATACCTCGCCCAAAGTCCACAACTCTACAAAGAACAATTGACAACGGTCTTCGAGAAGGTCTTTGAGATAGGCCCGTTCTTCAGGGCTGAAGAATCGCACACCAGAAGGCACGTTAGCGAGTTTACCTCAGTAGACATCGAGATGGCATTCGCCGACATGCATGACGTCATGAATATCTTAGAGAGATTGATAGCACACATAATCGACGCAGTTATTAAAAATAATACAGAGGAGCTAAGTTTGCTGAACGTCACACTCAAACCAATTCAGCTACCATTAAAGAGGTTTACCTATAAGGAAATGCTGGAAGAGCTTAGGAGAGAAGGCAGGGAGCTAAAATGGGGCGACGACTTCGGAACTGAGGATAATAGAATACTCGGGAAGAAGCATCCTTACTACTATTTCATAACTCATTTCCCAACGAAGACGAAGCCGTTCTACATTCAACCTTGTGAGGAAGACCCAGAGGTCTCGGAATCCTTCGACCTAATGTATCAATGGCTTGAACTCGCTTCGGGAGGCACGAGGATATCCAGCAGGAGTCTGTTAGAGAAGAGGTTGAAGGAACAAGGTCTGAATCCTGAGAACTTTAAGAGTCATCTCGCGGTCTTTGATTATGGGATGCCCGTACATGCCGGTTGGGGTCTTGGGTTTGATAGATTGATGATGGTCCTTACTAGGAGAACGAACATCCGAGAGGTCATACTCTTCCCTAGGGATAAATTTAGGCTTGAGCCTTAA